The window GGTATCGCgagtttttctcttcttgtgtATCGTGCAACAACGAATAATCGTTGGTTCCCGTTGTTCCTCTTGTCTCGTTCGTCTTATACTCGTTACTATcgctgtaaaaaaaaaaaaaaaaaacagtataCAACTCGAAGAAAATACAAGGAAGTCGTGTGTACGTTTTACGGTTACGCGCTAACGCGCGTGCCGTACGtataagatagatagataaagaggaagagagaaataattggcaaaaatttttatcgcaCCGTGATTTAGAGACATTCAAGCTCATAAATTTGTGCGTGAGAAATattcaagaagaaaagtacgatatacatatatatttatatatatatatatatagagagagagagagagagaaagagagaaaaagagagacccTTTCTTCTATCTCATCGTGTTAAATCCCAGCACCTATGGAAAGTGATCCATTCGAGGATCCACCTTACGGACGTTTCAGACGTCGAATTTGAGTGAGACGGacgaaaagagtgagagaggacagacagaaagggaaagaagttGACGAGAGACGGACGCATTTTGGCTCGGATATCGTTAATTATCCTCCTTATCGTTTTACTGTTTGTTTGCTTCGTGTCAGCGCGAATTTGAgacgtattataatattgacgaggggagagagagaaagagagagagagagagagagagaaaagcagagGGAAAGATAGTCAGATATTGGGAAGGGGTAGAGGAGTTGTAgaggaaaattaaattacaaataattaacaagaaaaaattcaaaacagaaaaaaaagatggcgaTACCATTCATGCAGCCGACCGAAGAGGACCAAGAACTATCGAATCAGCAACTGCAGATCATGATGGCCCTCTACATGGCACTTCAACAGGTCTTGCGGAGCAGATCATTTCGCCACTCATCAAGAAACCGTGAGTTTTATGCATTTCAAAGACTGATTCAATATTggagaatatattatatatatcttaatagaattaatatttcataaaagcgagatggaagaaacgaaaagataggagaaaataaaacgagagctagagagttagagagagagagagagagaaagagaaagatagaaaaaaaaagaggcaaCAACATCGACGACGTGTCGAAACTCGTCGTcatgtttgttatttttgatgactctttttttcttcttcttttctgtttctttatcgatcgaatatgtcttatttattatataagttaGTTAAAGATTTTAAGTCTCGTTTTAACAAAGATTTTACACGTAAGAATATccgaaaagaaatggaagaattttatttatttattcaataaattgttttttcgtCACATTACGTTTTGTAGTTGTTcaattaattgtataaaataacaatggaaagacgagagagagaagatagaataaaaaaagaaagaaagaaagaaagaaagaaagaaagaaagaaagatcaacgACATCGAGGAAATACGAAGCgacttatgtacgtatgtaagttAGTTGTGTGGGATGGATATGTGCATGCCGCGTGTGTAGGTCGATTCTCTCCGGCGAGGTGCAACACGTGGTTGTTGCGCGTAACGATTCTCGAGGCGTGTGATTCTCAAACGAGACGAGTTGGCGTTTAACTATTCCAAGTCAGTTCTTTCATTCTCGATATAACTTCATTCTTTGTAATAAGATATCTCTATCTAAAATCCGTCTAGAATAcgtaaagatattttatacaatgttAATTTGATTAAGTAAAAAGTCCTATCGaatagttttaattaatcgtttcaatcgttagaaatatattaatatatcttagAAAAgttaaatacacatacacacacacatatatatatacaacatatttAACTAACTTTACTAATTCATCGATATTTGCCGTAGATGATTTCATAGTATGTTTGTCTTCTTTTGCGTtatagaagaaacgaaagaaaaaagaaaagaaacataagaTACCGaacgagagaatgagataCATATGACATTGAGATCGTTCAAGGTAAAATTTCGACGCAAGCAACGTCGAATTAGCTTGCGCGATATTGGCAAATAGTCTGTTCACACCTGAACGGCGGTCAACGTCCAGCATGAGTCACGTTCAAAAAATCCTGTTCGGTCCATTTCCAAGTACGTATTAAGATTGAAACGTCTACGTGGATATTTTCGCTATTATACAGTACTACGTCTCCTTAACTACTCAACCACGGTCTCTTTGCTGACAGGCTTCGAACGGCGAAAGTTGCGACATGATTTGCGTTTGTTTCGTGTGATCTTGACCAcgctcgatttttttttctttttcttttcttctttttcttcttctcttttttgttctgcCTCTTGACGATAGGTCAATGAACTCTTTTTAACATAGCCGAATCATTCTGACCCGATCGACGTtacaaagattatttttattcatcctacttacatacgtatgtgtatatatatatatatataaaacatataaatcgtaaaaatattatttcgaatgaaaatctcgataattattattaagaatatatacatttcatatttaattaaaataatcgtatGTTTGTTGTGAAACATTGAACTTTCGATGATTTGATAACTACGAGAAATATTTAGTTAATTgatgaaatatatcgattactATATCTATTGTAATGTtacgagaaatataaaacatcGAGAAGCACGTAGaacgtatatacaatattttactaACGCATTTTCATAGAAAACGAAATCTGAACAAAACTCGTGAACCCATAAAGATcgttagaaaatatagaatccgttagaaagaaagatcgatcacGTTTCGTACGtctttaattttgattttctagttttctcttttttcttgcaaatGTTTTGTAAATTTTGCGATGGATGTGTAAAACGTTGTAAGTTATATTCAACGCATAATAAAACTTAGCTTTACGAGGGTGTAGATGTAAAAAGCAAGCAGTTGCATTGCCCTAGGTggatgaaaaggagaaagagagatagatagaaagagagagaaaaagaaagagaaagagaaagagagagagagagagagagagagataacgtgAACGTGTGcaacatagagaaagagagagaaacgtataaCAGATGTAGTGTGGGTGTAGGAGTCGAGAGTGTATGGCAGACGATGTCCGGCCATGACCCTGCTCCGTTGGTCGAGCCTCCTCTCTTtgcggagaaagagagaaagagaaagaggagaaggaggaggaagaggaggaagagaaggaggaggaggaggcgaACGTGCactcgctcgcttgctcgaagtagagaaggagaaagagtataGTAGATGGAGAGACCACTGGTCAGCCACACCGCAGTAAAACGCGCTATAAAACGCGATGCAACGgggtctctctatctttttctctctttttccttttttctctctttctctgtttctttttctctctttctctctttctctctttctctctttcacgtgGCACGCACCAAAGCGTTCGGTCAAATCTCTCGAACGtcgatcttctttctatccAAGTTTGTTTCTTGTATTCATCGTAAGGATGAATCTCAGTTAACTAACGTTACtgttcgtttctattttcgataaaatccaAAGGAAAATTTACGATCTGTCTGAGTTCGGATTTCGTCGAAAGTTTCGTCGAGCTTTCGTCCGTTTATTGAATCGTTCGTGaagttaaataagaaaaataaagagtacGTTTAATAGAAGGAGTAAAAGTAATGAAAGATCGATTTGTTTAAATCTCGTTATAAAACGTTATCGAAGTCTTGtcatcatttataatataatcctttaaatattccactttatttttaataaaacgaacgtagatacgtagaaacgaatgataaattattcaaagaaatttttcattatttcgttAGAAACGACGAACCGAGAAGAGGACGCACGCTCGTTATATTCGttctatataaaagtaaagataatTTCAAGTATGATAACTCTTATAGGATAGATTCgaaatcgtcgaaaataaatgatcattgTAATAATACGTCGTGCAAAAGTTCCAAGGAAAATTTAACTTCGAAATGGCGATGGGTCAAAGGCCGCCGGCAAAGTCGCCCGCGCACGTACAtacaaacgtacgtacgtacgtacgttcgtacgttctcGCGCGGTTTTCTAAACGGAAATAGTAACgcgacggagagaaagagaaagagaaagaaaaagagaaaaaggaggggaAGGGGAATAGGCGGGCGAGGGTCAATAACCATACTTGCCGTGCTTTTGAGTGCGAGAAGATGCAGAATTGCGGCGGTGGGAGCTCGTGTGGTTGCATCAAATCGGGGCTTTCGGGTAGTATTTATAGAAACAGCTGTGGGCAGGCCCGCGTATTGCCGACGTTGCTGTGTCGGTGGAGTAGAGACCGCGAAAATCtactttctccatctctctctcacttttcgaACGCGTTTTAGCAACGAGAAACTTCCCCCTCGTCATCGCTCTAAAAACGTAAGTGTGGCAATCACGATTACGCGGGCGTAAGATGAGATTTCTCTCTTCGGGAGACTTTTAGTCTCcgtttaaatttcaaattggAAATGAGAAcacggaaaagaaagaaaaggagagaaagagagagagaaagagagagagagagagagagagatcgagaatcGAGATtagtagaagaagatagaaagagagaagggagcgtctgtatacattataaaaaatgtagcGTATTCGTCATTGTAAATTGTCGGATAGAatcctctatctatctttttcttttttttttttctcgcgcGGGTATCTCTCTcccgtttcattttctttttcattcaaaaaagCTAAAAGATCTCTTTCGTGAGGTTCTTCAAAAATTCATTAGACTCAGCGACAGAAATCGTCTtgactctcctctctctctctctctctttctttctttctctctttcgctttcgtCGACGATTCGTTATCGCGAGCGAGTAAACCGTACTTTATCTCGAAACGCGAAGCAGACACTCGAGAACCGCAGcacttctttttatctcttcgcGTCCACCGTGcgctctttatctctcttctttctctctttttctctttctctctctttctttttttctttttcttctctctttcagtcTATCAATCGTCCACGGTACGATCGAAACCttcgaaagatatttcatCTAGGATTATTTCTTAAACGAATAGCGTTTTAAAGAGGCGCGAAATATTTTCACGCTCTCTTGaattctcactctctctctctttctctctttcgttcacgACAGGGTAGAATAAGGGCACGCATCTTCAACGGTTCATGAAATTCGGCAGATCTTATCTCTACCGAACCCTTCTTCCGATTAGTACATAAGTCCcgtttatctctctttgtcatCGAAGATTCCATCGTTCtcgtttattatcatttatctttACTTTCTCGCAGAACGATGAAATATCATTCCTTAAATATCCTTTTAATTCGCATAGTGTTTAAATGACCGTAAAAAGGGCAAACTTtaggttaaaaaagaaaaagagagagagagagagagagagagagagatgatagaaattagaagaagataaatagatagttTGCAGGAGGCCACGAATCCTAGTAGAATATTTCTTcctactttatttctttctctttctatatcttggACTTGTTCGCGTGAGCGATGGCCTGGAATCACGCTCGGTAAATTTATCAAGAACGAACGCGTacgagaaggagatagatagatagatagatagatagatagagaaaggagagaaagagagaaaaagagagacgaggtCCGtgcgataaaagaaagagacgatgaCGGTAACGAGGATGGGTGGGTGGTAAGATGATGGGAGTCGAAGGGAGCCGAGGTCGAAAacactttatttaattttcgcGGCTCACGAAACGCATCCTGGTCGCACGtgtctgtatctctctttctcatttaaaaaataaacaagcgAGAGCCTCGTCTCGATCGTTGCCATTTCATGAGAAAGATTCTATTAAATAgcgaataattcattttattttcttcatggTTATTGTATGTTTTGATATCGTTCGTAACAAGTAGAagtaaattatgaaaattagaaggaaataaatatccgtcgatgaaattttaatgtacGTTTTCATGATATCATGattcaaattaaaatgatactaATGggtaattatgtaaatataattgtaactTGTAAGAAAGAGATGTAACGTACCTTGTgtgtaaaatatcgaaagatcaacttcgagagagaaagagaaagaaagaaaaagagagagagagagagagagagagagagagaaagtaatctGTGGTTTCTCGACGCGAGAAGCACACAACTGATGCAATCGCTATCGCATTATGCGTCTTATTGAATCGAGATTACAGCACTCggataacgacgacgagacCCTCTCGATATTAACGTTTCATTCGCTAGGATGCACAGGctcatctctatctctctttctctctctcttcttctctatcttttgtAAACCAAGAAGATCGAGCCTCTTCTCTTCCATTTTCGATCTACGATTTCAATCTGAACGTGATATTTGTACGAGCAGACCTTTTCTCGAACTTATATAAGTACCGTAGGGCGTTAGTAGTAGATAAgcgattattattcgatattatcaatCATGACAACGCAAGACGAATTAGTTcaattcgttttttcttttgtcttgtttcttcctttttacttacttatctttaatttctttttgtgtgtttttttttcctctctttttttctttattcgatcgagtctcaaatacttatttatttagttcTTCCCCGAAGTAGAAAATGAATCATTTAgtaagaatctttttttcagaTTCACCGATGCATGAGTTTCTTATAATCTTCCAATCTTTATCCAAGATATCACGACGATTCTTTTTCAACAGTAAAATAATCcagtaaaataatatcttgcattaattgtatctttttttcaagttaACAATGTTATTAACACGAGCACGttgattccttttttttttcttttcgttcttgttcttataaaataacgcgacttcgttctttcttttttaattatttaattaattcaactTGTTACGAATGGAagattagatttaaaaaaaaattattagaaaaaggaaaaaaaaaatcgaatcttCGACCCTTTGAGGGTACTGTACTACTTATTACACTAGTATAccaactattattattactactactacactactactactattactactactattatggTATACGTCGTTAAAATTCCATGATGTTAGGAAAGACAATGGCCCCGAGTCTACTCGAAAGCGCAACGACAGCAATCTACTATACTACACAACGCAACACAACAACGTGCTCGAGCGTAACGCGTTCGGACCTGTTCgtgcttgtttttttcttttttttttcttttctttttcttttttcttttttttttacgttctctCAGCTGTCCAAGGGCTCGATGGGACACACCGAGTACCGAATGGCGcacatatcattttttttcctcgaccCTCCGCCAACAACGGGCAACGAATTAACAGAGACAATGGCTCGCATTATACTTTGCCTCGGAGACAGACAGTTTACTTCGTTTttggctctctctttctctctctctctctctctctctctctttgcttttagCCGACATAAATTTCGTCTCGCTTCGTCTCGCGAGCTCGTTAaacgttctctttttatctcacaATTTTCGTCTTacaataaattagaaatattaaaacgatcaCGGAAGTcgcaataataattctaattcatTCAAAAGGAGAATAATGTAATCATCGAGATGGATTGAAACGAGGAAATATCATATTCTTTGCTTATACAATTAGATAAAAAGGAATCGATTTAttcataaagaaagaaagaaaatgatttataataatgatctgGCGCTTGTAACCACGCGTCTTGTTAATAATATCGCTACTCGTAAGAGTCGTATTTTTGATACGTAATGATAACAAGaatagagaaggaggaaatggatttgaaagagggaaagagtggttaagagaaagacagaatgaACGGAAGGAGGAACGACGCAATTGAAATCGTAGCCTATCTATCGTGTAATATACGTCTCTCATTGTCACGGAAAAGTGGCGAATGTGAGTCGCGATAAAAAGTATTTGCGCTCGAGCGGCGCTTACGCCGACGCgtgtacacgcacacatatacataactatatatacgtatacgtaaaaACATAAGTATACGTATAGATTCGTATGCATcgtgaaggaggaagaggaggaggaggaggaggaggacggtGCAGTGGCCGAGCGTTGCAAGTATTTTACGCGTTCGTATGGCTCTTACCCTCtctgtgtacatatatatatctgtgtgtgtgtgtgtacgtataattCGTGTGTATATCGTAGTAGCAAGAGTAGGAGTAGtaacagcagtagcagcagcaacagaaacagcaacagcagcagcagcagcagcagcatgCAGCATGCAGCAAGCAGCAAGCTCTGCACGCGGCCTTGAGAGAGGTTCTTTGTGCGGTACAGCGTTCACTGCCGATTgctcgtatgtatatatatacgtacagacatctacacacacataccatctatagttacgtatatatgtattgtttgTAAATGTATGCAATCATTCGCCTTTCGTTGTAttattgtcgtcgttgttacaTATACTGTAACAAGTTGCGTTGCACTTATGTACAAAGTGCGCTCCATGTGACTCACGTGCTCGCATATGCTACCGGCgtatatactctctctttctctctctctctctctttttctctctttttctttctctttctttctat is drawn from Vespula pensylvanica isolate Volc-1 chromosome 10, ASM1446617v1, whole genome shotgun sequence and contains these coding sequences:
- the LOC122632196 gene encoding uncharacterized protein LOC122632196 isoform X3 translates to MSPYHSVARSRGCARTRSRVRRVGIEGNVRPTKLLLRNESTESLHRQTSRRVDAFEVTQAQSRSRASSINPNSGRRSYGYDISCFSKPFFFSTVVLIVVLYCRKKKMAIPFMQPTEEDQELSNQQLQIMMALYMALQQVLRSRSFRHSSRNRKTMAPSLLESATTAIYYTTQRNTTTCSSVTRSDLFVLVFFFFFSFLFLFSFFFTFSQLSKGSMGHTEYRMAHISFFFLDPPPTTGNELTETMARIILCLGDRQFTSFLALSFSLSLSLSLFAFSRHKFRLASSRELVKRSLFISQFSSYNKLEILKRSRKSQ